The sequence CAAGGAGAAGGGTGACTATATTCTAGCCGTGAAGTGGGGTGAAGAACACATTCCTGGAAGCCCCTTCCACGTTACAGTTCCCTAAGTTCGTATTGTTTCAAAACATTCAGCTCTGTTCAAGTGAAATCCGAACAATTCAATACTGTGAGCATTCCTGTGAGAAATAGAGTATACTTTCATGTATACAGAACACATTTTTTAATGCACCCCAACTTAAAttctgcaacttttaaaaagtgttctaTTTGTCTTAAGCATCCCTCCTATACAAATGTAAACCAATGTACCTTTCGGATCGATATGCAATCATGTAACAAGGTCACTATCCTTTTTGTGGATTTTAGAATTTACATGTTAAACTGGAATTTGTGTTTGATAATTGGGTAGCTTAAACTACTGACTTTTGATGGACATTTTTTAGACTGGAAACTTTTTAAATTTAGCTGTAGAAAATCACTTTGGCTATTGCCAGCTAAAGTTCTTCTGTAAAGAAAATGAGGTAAAACTGGTACTTACTGTGCCTTTTGTatacttgattttttttaaaaaaacacacacgtaACATTGAAAACTCTCAAGCGTTACAGCTAAACACTAAAACACCATAGCAGAAAGCTTGGCTGTTTACATTAGCAGAAAATGAAAACTGCAAGGGGTATCAAACTGTTCCTGGAAGTCTTTGCCTCTTTTGCTGTGTACAGTTACGATGCTAGCTTACTTTAACCATGATTGTTGTGATTGACAGGATGCCAAATTAGCTGATATTCTGCCACAGGTGTGTTTTGCTGGGTGCTTGGTAGGTGCAACATGCAGGAACTCAGTTTCTCCAAAGAGTTGCCTGCTTGTTTCTGCACTCAGTGTAAAGTTCATGCTTGTGCAGCTCACACCTTGGCTGTGCTAGAAAGACGTTTATCTCCAGCACACGAGGCTCTTAGTTGAGTAACAAAAAGTAGCTTCTGACTTGCTCATCATGTCCCTGATCATGATGATGTGAAAACTAGCCTAGTCAGTCAGACAATATTAAGTGTACCTCTGAATGTTTCTGCTAATGGTGCGAGTTTATTGAGCCTGTTCATGCACAAAGTGTTTATCCCCTTCATTGTTTTGGGATAAGGGAATGAGCACATGGCCGTTCCAGATTTCAAAAGACATTCCAGGTATGCAACTAATGGTTACTACAAAACTCCTGTGGCTTTTAGCAGTTTTTCTCTTTCTCAAAGAGCTTTAAATGTGCCTAATGGAAGAAGAGACTTGATGGAAATTTGTTCCCTCTGTTTAGAGAAAGATTTCTACTTGGTTAACTTTATTTTTGTAGTAGTATGTCAGTGCACTAAGTCTGAGCACAGCTTCTTGGAGGAGGAGCTTGAGTAACAAgacatccttttttcttttctttttttactgtgcTGTGTGCCTTAATGTGAAATGCTCACTACATTGTAAACTataaggaaaagcagaataaaCTGGAATAATTGCAAGATTGTAATATTGTATCCCATAACTTATTAAAAACCATGAATGTTGGCTTCATgaaataaaatgtgcatgttaaaaaCAAACTCAGGTGGGCTTCTAAGTATTTTTTTTGGTTTTGCCATAACTCATGTCTGTCTAAATGGACCAACTTGTATTGTACCTGCATCAAATATCGTTCCTGCTGGTGGTTTTTGTTTGAAATGGAAACTGAAACTTTGAAATAGCATAAGGCAACAAAGTGCCTTACAATAGTACGGAGATCTTGAACATGGACCATAATTGGCAGTGGTAAAAGCAGATGTGGTCTTTCGTTCATCATGCATGGTTTTAAGCATACAGGCTCCCTAGCTCTCAAGACTGTCTCTGTGGCTGAGTTAGGTATGCATTGTCTTTTCCACAGATTTTTACACTAAATATTCTAGGTCGTGCTGTGAAAACAAGCTAGCCCTTGGTCAAGTATTTAGCTCTTAAGCCTCCTACTTGTTTGCATGGCTCTGCCAAAGTCTACCCCTAATCCCTATAATCATTTGGTTCTTGCCATGCCATTGAAAGGCACTCTGGAGATAtgaattttggggagggggtgtagttcagtggtagagtataCACTTTGCATTCAGAggaacccaggttcaaatcctggcttCTCCAAATAAAGACCAGGTAGCAAATTATGTAAAATGCTTCTTTTTTCAGAGCTGCTGTCAGTTGACCGTAGCCAGCTTTCCCCTAACCCAGTGCCTTCCTGTTTTTTGGACTACCAACTCATATGCACCCCAgttatcatggccaatggtcgggatggtgggagctggtaatccaaaacattgggagggcaccaggttgaaaaaGTCTGAGCTGTGTTGACATGGAAGCAGCTCATCAGCATTTTATTCAGGAGTTTTTCCAACCTGctctggaaatgccaggaatggAACCCAAGATTTCTGCTTGCATAGAATGCACCCTTCTTCTGAGCTATGGGTGATGGCGACAGTGTATGTGGAATTTATCAGTCTTTGTAACTAGTGCTACCATCGAACCAGAAGTAAtgattgctgtttttgttttgtttgcaatgTTCTTTTTTCGGTGCTAATATTCTTCCACTGTGGCCCTAGCTTAAAAGGGCTGTGCCATGTTTTCTAATAGATGTCAGATTCTCACATCTGTGGGCAGTTAATAGCTAGAGCTACATACAAAAGCTTTCACTGTTTTCCATGCCACTCCTAGGCACACACCACAGTTTCAAAGTTCAGTGTTATGAATTTCTTCAGAATATTCTCTCTCCTCTTTATATTAGTTTACTCACTATGTACTCTTTGAAACTTGGGTGGAGGCCTGGCATTTGAATCTTACAATTTATGGCTTAACTCCAGAGGTCTAAAACTTTCCCATTTCTTTATGGGTGTGGTAGTTCTTGCATTGCGATGAAAGCATTAGAGGAGGAAACCAAATGGCTGGCATGGAGTTCATCTCTATACAGCTGCCTTACCCATCTCTCGGCTACAAATGCTTTTGATTCTGTTATTTTAAGATGCTTTGCTTTTAAAGGGCAACTGCTCAGATTAAGACCATGGGACAAGAAAGATAGAGGGAGTACCTTTGCATGCATTTTAATTTCCTCTCTGTAGCTGTGTGCTATATACATTTCTCTGAAAAAGATTTATCCCCCTACTGTGCTACCTTTCAGCTATCACTATGACTACTGCATTGTAAGGCAGGGGGCTTTTAAGAAGGTGTTTGAATTCTTTGTGTAACACACAGAGAGCCAGTCAAAACTTGCCTGCTTTGGGGCTGTATTACGCACCCAAACCCCAGGGTGGGTTTTGAGCAAGGGCACACAGCCAGTTTTGTGGTTTCAGAGAGAGAAATCACAGGCACCACATGGAATGGTAGCCAATCTAACTTTTTGTGGCTTCCGCTGAGTTTGGCTTTGATTTTCTTTGGGTTGAGTCCAATGCAACTTAAAATCGGGGAAATGAAGATTGGCAAATCCCCTGCTTGCTTGTTGCACAACTTGCATTCAAGATGGACTGCTAACTTCCAACCAAGTGTTTTTGTTAAATCACTATTTGTGTGCGTGCACATTCGTGTGTGTCTCAGGTGTAAATATTCTCTAGTCAGCACAAGTGGGAAGGGTGAGGAGGGCAAGGTTATTCTTTATTTTCAGTTTGATTTACAAGCTCTGCAGTTACAAAGCCCCAGCTAGGTTGTAAGGTAACTAATTCCACCTGTCAGGCAATTGCAGCTGCAATGAAGCCCACCTAAGGTTTTCAACATTTCACCAAAACCAAACCCTTCCAACGCAGCTTTATGCCTTGTAGTCACCTAGTTGCAGgaggtgtgtgtgttagagagcgCGAGCGAGCGCACACAGGCCCTGTTCAGAGGCTGTAATTTGAGAATAGCTTCACTGGCCCTTTTGTGTATGTTTCCTTGGACACCAGAGGCAGGAAGTAACATTTGCCGAGCACACGGTGGTCACCACACAGACTCTGCCATCTCTCTGGGGCCATGAGGGGTCTGCTGACCACACGGGAGCAAGATGGCTGGAGGGAGCTTATTAACAAGGAGGCCTCCTGCAGGGTCAGCTGGAAGGCAAAATATGGGCACAAATACCCCAGGCGGGTAACTGACTATGGGGTCGCCAAGAGGAAGTGTTTCTTGCCTGCCATCTGCCCTCCTGAGAAGAGTGCAAGCTCCCTCCGGTGTCAAGAAGTAACTGTGCAAAAAGAGGACAGGCGGCAGCTGTCAGGGAAGGAGgagaagccggaggaggaaggcCGAAGCCTTCAGGAGCCTCTTCCTGAGATGAGGGTTCCCACGCCACAGACAACTCAGTTGCTATACCAGGGCTTTTCCCATGAAGGCAAAGGGAGGCACCACTACCTCAAGCAGAGGAAGATGAAGAGCCCTGAGGAGAAATTCTGCTACCCAGTGCTGTCGTCATGGGAATATGGCTGGCGCTTAGGTAAGAGTAATGAACCAGTCATGGCTATTGCATGGATCCCAGAGCATGAGAGGCATGCAGTAGGCTTAAGAGAATGCTTCACCAGTGACAAGAAATATTTCAAGTTGCTTCTGCCTCCCCCGCTTTAATTGTCTTTGTGAGGGAAAATTATTGGGGTGGAATGCAGTGTAGCACTGTCTGTTGTCCATATGTAATCTCCCCTGCCATAACATGCTTAAATTTGTTGTAGGACTTCCCCTGATCTCTAGCAGATTTGGGAAGGCACAGGGCACTAACAGGATGTGTCCCTGACAGCTGTCTGTCTTTCCTTATGCACACATGCCAGCTCCTGAACAGTTTTAAATATGGTGGCCCACTTACACATTGGCAAAAAACCCGAGGAAATGTATGTCCTCAAAAGAGGCCAGAAATCGGCGCAGTATTTAGCATGAGGTAATTTATATGTTTGCAAATCTGACAATAATTAGTATAGGTCAAATGGGAGGACTGTGACCAGGTATCAGTTGTTGATTGACAACTCCATTGACGTCTGTCTCTTTTGGAGCAGACTGTTCTTCagtagaggactgtcctctgtcaAGTAGGCTGCATGGTCACCCTCCCTTTTCAGCTTTGTCCAAAAACGCATTTTTGAAGCGCAGGAGCTAAATTGTACCTTCTGCTTGCTCTAGTTGCCCTATGCCTGCCTTTCGATCTGTTACCACTTAGCAGCCTTCCTATTTCATTCTGCATAAGCCCCCAGCAAACCACTGAATTGCTAGCTAAGCATTATTCCGTGAGTCACGGTGACAGAAGCCAATCTAGTTCTGTATGCCAGAGTCTGAATAATGTTTCATTTGCTTACATGGTGACTTTGCTCTGAGTGTAAGTGTTAAGAAGAAATACAAAACAGTAAGAACTAAGTAAAGTGAAGCACAAGCTGGTGGTGTTTGCCTGAGATGACGCCACCTTTACAGGCCCCacttcagagtccagatccccaTGCAGTCATGAACCTTTGGTCaggcaccatctctcagcctaacctggcTCATAggatggttgtgaggataaaatggaaggagggggaagccacattcaagctccttggaggaaatgactgcctgcctgcccccagaATGGTAGAAATTAGGCAGGTGAAGCTTTTAAGATAAAATGATGGGCAAGGGCGCACCTGCTGAACTTCTGCATAGTCTGCTGCTATTACAGACAGGGGAAAAGTTTTCCATcatctaagccaggcataggcaaactctgccctccagatgttttgggaccacaactcccatcatccctagctaacaggaccagtggtcagggatgatgggagttgtagtcccaaaacatctggagggccgagtttgcttatgcctgatcTAAGCATTTATATCTTTTATTAATAGTGGAACTAAGCTGCTGTTTTGTGCATTATTGTTTTATGGAGCAGAGTTTTGTTCAGTGGGAGCTATAAAGCATTGCAGCTCTTCAGGTCTATCAGCCTCATTCCAAAAGACCCATACAGGTTTTAGTGCTTTCTTCTTCAGTTAAGAGCACATGTTGGCTTTAGCCAATTGTAAACGCAGGCAACTGAatgataatcttggtcatttgatagccctttttaaccatttttgtctttttaattgtatatattgcttgttttatgttgctatggctgttggctaatgcgaataaagtttatctatctatctacagcaTAGGCGGAACTACCTGAGCAGCCCCAGGAAGGCAATGTAGTCATCACAGCTACAGGTGGTGAACTCATGATGGTTTGTATGGCAGTCAGTTAAATGCCTGGTGATGATTTCACCAAATCCAGGAAATGGATGATAGGTTTACACTGCTCCTTGCTTATCAGTTTGCAAATTGTGACTGTTCTGTAAGGGAATCTGAAAATCACATCATGTGGCAGCTGGCATTCTGCTTTAGGTTATCTTAGGCATGCAATTTTTAATGCTCAATTACACATTTATTTTTCCAGGAGACGTGGTTAAGGACATGAGGACACCAATCCATGGCAAATCCCGAATTGTAAAGGATACTTTCTACTTCAAAAACGGAATCTTCTATCATCCATCAAAAACTGACAAGCTGTCATGAATATTATTGCTAACTGACATGTGGAAATGTTTGTGCAATGTTGCCTAGCATGGGTATTTGTTGTGGTATTGGATCACACAACCCTCTATAATTACTTCCCTCCATAATTACTCTTTCAGATTTAGAACTTGCTTCTAGCCTTCCTTTCCCTGTAGCATGTAGCACTGCTTCTTGTGTAACAGATGCACAGCACCTATCATTCCGGCAGAGTAACTTACTGGGTTCTGTGTCAAGGATGTGTATACAACCTTGCATACATTTGGGACCAGAGTCTGATTTAGAGCCAATTAATTCATATGGCTGTTGTGATGTTTCTTGTGATGGTTTCCTTTTGTGGTGACACCTTGAAAGAAGACCTGCCAtaggctgatttttttttaaagcacctatCACAGTTTATACCAAGATGAAGTTAGAGAACTGCTTTGAAATTCAAAAAGGGTGCAGGTTTGTAACAAAAACTTTTGTGACAAAGTATTCCCAGTTCTCCAGGTAGTGGATCTATGAAAGACCTTTGACTGAGGCCTTGGAGGGCAACTGGCAGTCAGAGTAAACAGTAtaggactagatggaccaagtCTGCTCCATTAGTGATTGGGTACATTATTGTATTCTTCCCTGGAGGTTGTGTGAGCCGTTGCATTGGTTCTTAGACGTGGGGTGGAGTACCACAATGACTTTACTATTTTCACTCATGGGAGCGAACCCATCATTCACTTGTATAATAAAGGTAGACCATGAGGAATTTATAGCCGCAATTATGTGTATGTCAGACATGGGtatgctgatcagctgatcagtcCTGGAGACAACGAACTAATGGTGAGCAAAAATTCACAGGACACAGCCCTCGGAGACGGGTAGCTCTGTGGTTTTTGCTATTTTTCCTAGAGCTCTTCAGGCATGGATGTGAATGACTTGTGAGAGTACCCTGGTTTCTTCAAAAGATCATGTGAGAAAGCCATGCTTTGCTGTGTGTCATATCCACAGCAAAGCTCAGATTGAGCAGGAAATTGATCCATGAGCCAAGGTTGCTGCCTGCAGGGGACAGAGGCCCCCAAGTGAGGTGAACCTGGGGCTACCAGAATTCCCTTGTTTTTCTAAGGGTTATTTTCAGATATGTGATTCCCCACTCCATAGAATAGTCGTGACCGCCTCAGAATGCCCCTTGTTTCGAAAGCTTTTTGCTGACAGGCCTCCATTGCTCCCAACTGCTGCGTTACAGCCAGGAGAGTGAACAAAAGCTCTGTTGTTACTCGCAGCTCAAACAAGCCTGGCTGAAAAACATgagatttaaaattaaaatggggGTTTGTGTGGGTGCTCATGCTCTTAGGGGTGCATAAGGCAGGCATGCTTTTCAAGGTTGTCTCCACAGCTATGACATACAAGTATTTTATATGAAAATTGAGATACCCGAAAAATTGAAGGTGCTCCCTGGAGCCAAGACAAACTGTGCTGCTGCAACTCACAGCTTGTGTTACCCTCATTCTATATACACTCATACAATGGACTTTGTAACTTCAGCTACTCTCCCCATTTGATCCGGAACCAGGGTGGtgataatttttctttctttcttggctttGTTTGCTTGAGAAGTTGAAGAGATCCAGTGACTCACTGCTCCACAGAGACCACTTGACTAGAACAAAATAGCATAAAACAAAAGAGCTGCAAAATAAATTTAGTGAATGGAACCATAAATTTATGTGTGCTAATGTATCTAAAAGGTGGCTCTTTTTCAAGTATATGTGAATAATTTCATAGTGTCTTATGTCTCACTTGACTGAAATTTGATAGTAACATGAAATATACTTTCAGTGTTGTGATTTACTACAGGAATGTTGTCCAATGGGCCAGCAGGGAATAAGAGATGAAAATTTCAGTCCATGTGTGATATATATTGCTGATATTTTATCTGCTCTCAGTAAAGCCACAACTTAGTCCTGCGATTCAGCTTATGCCGATCCATGGACTGAATAACAGGCTGCgtctagaccaggcacccccaaactcggccctccagctgttttgggactacaactccgatcatccctagctaacaggaccagtggtcagggatgatgggaattgtaatcccaaaacagctggagggctgagtttggggatgcctggtctagaccAATACTTACTCCATTTCATTTTGGTTTTAGGCTTCACCATCTCTTTGCATTTCTCTGGACAGGGCTCAGGACAGATAGCAGTATGATAATTATTCTACACCCTCCCTGACTAGCAAATGACAATTTAATAAAAACATCATCTGGATGGTGTATATAtggatgtaggaagctgcctgaattcagatcactggtccatctagctgagtattctctgcactggctggcagcagctttccagggtttcagacgctACTTTTTTctagctgtacctggagatgtcagagattgaacatgggaatttctgcatgcaaagcagaagttctaccactgagctatggccctttctcaTGCTTGGCCATTGGAAATCTCTTCCCCTAAAGACTCGCTTCCTCTAAAGACCCCTAAAGTTAAGGAAAGCCACAGGGAGCCCCCTCTTTCTGTGCAAAGTCAGTGAACTTAAGAGAACACATCAATTTCTGGGAAGGCAAGTGTAGGATTTTATTTTCCCCAGCAATTTCTATATGCGCATACACATGAAGGATGAATGAATGATTCACAGGAAGACCCACAACCaccacacaagcaaatcaggattaaCACTGTCATATAACTGCCCTGCAAACGAAGTGGAACAAAAGCAGGGTGAATGTCCAATAAGCCGGTTGTCTGAATGAGGCCCACATCTGAAACTGCAGGGCTTGCCTTATGTGGTTATGTTACCTTAGGCAGCATTTCAGCTAGGAAATGACATCTACATTACACATAGATTTTGTATTTGAGAGTGCAATATTATTTTGATgatgggaaataaacaaggagGTGATCTCTAAGTTAAGCACAGCTTTCTTTGGAGATCCCTTCAGAAATACAGACCAAGGAGGAAGCAGCATGATGGGGCCAAACTATTTTTTGGCATCCTAATCTACGGTGAGCCACCTATTTTAAAAGGTTATCAAAATAGCTTCACTGAaacttgcttgcttatttgttttgTCTTCCCAGAATTGGTAGTATTTCCTGCACAGGAATTTTTAAGCAGAAGCAGGCCTTTATATCAAATCCTGCAATTAATTTGTCTAATTAGTTTACATAGAAGCTATAGCAAATATGCTTTTTAGTATTTTAGCCTCATTTTATAAAATAGCAC comes from Podarcis raffonei isolate rPodRaf1 chromosome 2, rPodRaf1.pri, whole genome shotgun sequence and encodes:
- the LOC128408337 gene encoding protein ATP6V1FNB, translated to MRGLLTTREQDGWRELINKEASCRVSWKAKYGHKYPRRVTDYGVAKRKCFLPAICPPEKSASSLRCQEVTVQKEDRRQLSGKEEKPEEEGRSLQEPLPEMRVPTPQTTQLLYQGFSHEGKGRHHYLKQRKMKSPEEKFCYPVLSSWEYGWRLGDVVKDMRTPIHGKSRIVKDTFYFKNGIFYHPSKTDKLS